One Rosa chinensis cultivar Old Blush chromosome 3, RchiOBHm-V2, whole genome shotgun sequence DNA window includes the following coding sequences:
- the LOC112194023 gene encoding uncharacterized protein At5g08430, giving the protein MKKNQRSTNKDHMNDYSESEDWCFICKDGGVLILCDHEGCSKAYHPRCVGKKISFLKKQKRWICSHHSCSACGVAASGTKILSCLLCTYAVCGSCCKSSDTNSEFAVVRGKEKLGLCNDCLGIVRLAEENGPYGVDGKKLGFEDPETFEYGFKECWENIKEKEGLTLDDLYFPYSKGVTDSHDSEGTETHKLTLSKRKAEAAICEDNKDEFGSDDLAASNHKKKKLVSSSEYMTSESDLHEENNSEEKEEMIPSPTRNDESEWRFASIVASNMKLVYLRRSLVEELISKQPDSWERKLVGSYVRVENEPEDYFQIKSSYQLSQVKGIIRNHNNGEEILLHLLTREVPIYMLSDCDFTEEDCEDLQERVKNYLMRRPTVVEIEQKARELHEDITKDWIERELVRLLKCIDHEEYQHGWISREFCEYLKQRNMLKQPSEQERLRKEVPQVISEDLDSSNL; this is encoded by the coding sequence ATGAAGAAGAATCAGAGATCAACGAACAAAGATCACATGAATGATTATTCAGAGTCAGAGGATTGGTGCTTCATCTGCAAAGACGGTGGGGTTCTAATTCTATGCGACCACGAGGGCTGCTCCAAAGCCTATCACCCTCGCTGCGTTGGAAAGAAGATATCTTTCCTCAAGAAACAAAAGCGCTGGATTTGTAGTCACCACTCCTGCTCAGCATGCGGTGTTGCCGCCTCTGGAACTAAGATCCTCTCTTGCCTTCTTTGCACTTATGCAGTGTGTGGTAGTTGCTGCAAAAGCAGCGATACTAATTCGGAGTTTGCAGTGGTGAGAGGGAAGGAGAAACTTGGCCTTTGCAATGACTGCTTAGGGATTGTTAGGCTTGCAGAAGAAAATGGACCTTATGGAGTAGATGGAAAGAAATTAGGCTTCGAGGATCCGGAAACATTTGAATACGGATTCAAAGAATGTTGGGAAAACATCAAGGAAAAGGAGGGCTTGACCTTGGATGATCTCTACTTCCCATATTCCAAAGGGGTAACAGATAGTCATGACAGTGAAGGCACAGAAACTCACAAGTTAACATTGAGCAAACGGAAGGCAGAAGCCGCAATTTGTGAGGATAACAAAGATGAATTTGGTAGTGACGATCTTGCTGCAAGCAAccacaagaagaaaaaattagtgAGCTCATCAGAGTATATGACATCAGAATCTGATTTGCATGAGGAAAATAACTCCGAGGAAAAAGAGGAAATGATTCCTAGTCCGACTAGGAATGACGAATCAGAGTGGCGCTTTGCATCTATAGTTGCTAGTAATATGAAGCTTGTCTACTTGAGAAGGAGCTTAGTGGAGGAGCTGATATCCAAGCAGCCTGATAGTTGGGAAAGAAAACTAGTTGGAAGTTATGTGAGAGTGGAAAATGAACCCGAGGACTATTTTCAGATAAAATCTTCTTACCAACTTTCACAAGTGAAAGGCATAATTAGGAACCACAACAATGGAGAAGAAATTCTCCTGCATCTGCTAACAAGAGAGGTTCCAATTTATATGCTATCGGATTGTGACTTCACTGAGGAAGATTGTGAAGATTTGCAAGAAAGGGTGAAAAATTACCTGATGAGGAGACCGACGGTTGTTGAAATTGAACAAAAAGCGAGAGAGCTACATGAAGATATAACAAAGGATTGGATTGAGAGAGAGTTGGTCCGGTTACTGAAATGCATTGATCACGAGGAATATCAGCATGGATGGATCAGCAGAGAGTTTTGTGAGTATTTGAAACAGAGAAATATGCTAAAGCAACCATCTGAGCAGGAAAGACTCCGAAAAGAGGTGCCACAAGTCATTTCAGAGGACTTGGACTCCAGCAATTTATGA